One genomic window of Agrobacterium vitis includes the following:
- a CDS encoding DNA topoisomerase IB: MNQIVTEIDGNATEAKLTSGLVYGPGLESGITRKMGARGFLYYRPDGRRITQADEIARLNSLAIPPAYTDVVISTNPFSHLQAIGTDAKGRRQYRYHKDWHAERGKAKFERLADFASRLPDLRERVDIDLRSRGLNVDKALATVVWMLDNLYIRIGNAAYAEANKSFGLTTLRSRHVSVEGGSLKFRFKGKSGKEWNLAHSDRRIANVVRKLQELPGQHLFQYVCDQGGCRPISSHDVNAYIREMTGDDFSSRQFRTWGATCMAVDALAAAEAAKTKRELARQLNAAIDAVAAKLVNTRSVCRSSYIHPSVFEDFQAGTLRDVLKLKTTSERLLQWMDEGEIQVLKWLKKQTVSKG, translated from the coding sequence ATGAACCAGATCGTCACCGAAATCGATGGAAACGCCACCGAGGCCAAACTCACCTCCGGGCTAGTCTACGGTCCTGGTTTGGAGAGCGGGATCACCCGGAAGATGGGTGCCAGAGGCTTCCTCTATTACCGGCCAGACGGGCGGCGGATTACCCAGGCTGATGAGATTGCTCGCCTGAACTCTCTGGCAATACCGCCCGCCTACACAGACGTCGTCATCTCGACGAATCCCTTCTCACACCTGCAGGCAATCGGCACGGATGCCAAGGGTCGTCGGCAATACCGCTATCATAAAGACTGGCACGCCGAGCGAGGCAAGGCCAAGTTCGAACGGCTGGCCGATTTCGCGTCCCGACTTCCTGACCTGCGCGAACGGGTCGACATCGACCTTCGTTCGCGTGGCCTCAATGTCGACAAGGCACTGGCAACGGTCGTGTGGATGCTCGATAACCTCTATATCAGGATAGGAAACGCTGCCTATGCAGAGGCGAACAAGTCGTTCGGCCTTACCACGTTGCGCAGTCGTCACGTGAGCGTCGAAGGCGGCAGTCTCAAATTTCGGTTCAAAGGTAAATCCGGCAAGGAATGGAATCTTGCCCATAGTGACCGGCGGATCGCCAATGTCGTGCGAAAACTACAGGAACTTCCAGGACAACACCTCTTTCAATACGTTTGCGATCAAGGTGGATGCAGACCTATCTCCTCACATGATGTGAATGCTTATATCCGAGAGATGACAGGTGACGATTTCAGTTCACGCCAGTTCAGAACATGGGGCGCAACGTGCATGGCAGTTGATGCATTGGCTGCTGCCGAAGCCGCCAAGACGAAGCGCGAGTTGGCCCGCCAACTCAATGCAGCGATCGACGCAGTCGCTGCGAAACTGGTCAATACCCGATCGGTCTGTCGGTCTTCCTATATACATCCATCCGTGTTCGAAGACTTCCAAGCGGGTACGCTTCGGGATGTGCTTAAGTTGAAAACCACGAGTGAACGCCTTCTTCAATGGATGGATGAAGGCGAAATCCAAGTGCTAAAATGGCTGAAGAAACAAACAGTATCCAAGGGCTAG